In Spea bombifrons isolate aSpeBom1 chromosome 12, aSpeBom1.2.pri, whole genome shotgun sequence, the following proteins share a genomic window:
- the FBXO2 gene encoding F-box only protein 2, which translates to MESFPDPVLTQILAGLPAEELVLVCRLVCHQWKNIVDGAEIWRIKCRRDGLAETARDAERGGWKTSYFLHRRKKNLIRNHRAEEDLDSWEVVANGGDGWNVEELPGDNGRDFPIEGIRKYFATSFEWCSKAQVIDLLNEGYWEELLDTEQPNIVINDWYAARTDAGCLYELCAQLLSDDHQVITEYKSEMIAIPQSDDGEWTQISHTFSGYGPGVRYIRFQHGGQDSVFWKGWFGVRVTNSSVTIEP; encoded by the exons ATGGAGTCCTTCCCCGACCCTGTCCTGACCCAAATCCTGGCCGGATTGCCCGCCGAAGAGCTGGTCCTGGTGTGCCGCTTGGTGTGCCACCAGTGGAAGAACATCGTGGACGGCGCCGAGATTTGGCGGATTAAATGCCGGAGGGACGGCTTGGCGGAGACGGCGAGAGACGCAGAACGGGGCGGCTGGAAAACCTCGTACTTCCTACACCGGAGGAAGAAAAACCTCATCAGGAACCACCGGGCCGAAG aGGATTTGGACTCCTGGGAGGTCGTGGCGAATGGAGGAGACGGATGGAACGTGGAGGAGCTTCCCGGAGATAACGGACGAGACTTTCCTATCGAAGGAATCCGTAAATACTTTGCGACATCATTCGA GTGGTGCAGTAAAGCGCAGGTGATCGATCTTCTTAATGAAGGTTACTGGGAGGAACTGCTGGACACGGAGCAGCCGAACATCGTGATTAACGACTG GTACGCGGCCCGCACGGACGCGGGGTGTCTTTATGAACTCTGTGCCCAGCTTCTCTCCGACGACCACCAAGTGATCACAGAATACAAGAGCGAGATGATCGCCATTCCTCAATCTGATGACGGAGAATGGACACAG ATCAGCCACACGTTCTCCGGATATGGGCCTGGGGTCCGTTACATCCGGTTCCAGCACGGAGGACAGGACTCTGTTTTCTGGAAGGGGTGGTTTGGTGTCAGGGTGACTAACAGCAGCGTCACCATCGAGCCGTGA
- the MAD2L2 gene encoding mitotic spindle assembly checkpoint protein MAD2B, whose product MTTLTRQDLNFGQVVADILCEFLEVAVHLILYVREVYPIGIFQKRKKYNVPVQMSCHPELNRYIQDTLHCVKPLIEKNDVEKVVVVILDKEHHPVERFVFEIAQPPLLSISSDSLLSHVEQLLRAFILKISVCDAVLDNNPPGCTFTLLVHTREAATRNMEKIQVIKDFPWILADEQDLHMQEPRMIPLKTMTSDILKMQLYVEERAQKST is encoded by the exons ATGACTACTCTGACACGCCAAGATTTGAACTTTGGACAAG TTGTCGCAGACATTTTATGCGAGTTCCTTGAGGTTGCTGTTCATCTTATACTTTACGTACGAGAAGTTTATCCTATTGGGATTTTTCAGAAGAGAAAGAAATACAACGTTCCAGTACAG aTGTCCTGTCACCCAGAACTGAATCGCTATATACAGGACACGCTTCACTGTGTCAAACCACTCATTGAGAAG AATGATGTGGAGAAAGTGGTGGTGGTTATTCTGGATAAAGAGCACCACCCTGTGGAGAGATTTGTCTTTGAGATTGCACAGCCTCCCCTGCTTTCCATCAG TTCTGACTCCCTGCTGTCACATGTTGAGCAGTTACTCCGTGCGTTCATCCTGAAGATAAGCGTGTGTGACGCTGTCCTGGATAATAACCCTCCAG GTTGTACATTCACGCTGCTGGTTCATACAAGAGAAGCGGCTACCAGAAATATGGAAAAGATTCAAGTTATAAAG GATTTTCCCTGGATCTTGGCCGATGAGCAGGACTTGCACATGCAGGAACCTCGCATGATTCCTCTGAAGACTATGACCTCTGACATATTAAAG ATGCAGCTTTATGTAGAAGAACGAGCCCAGAAAAGTACATGA
- the LOC128470004 gene encoding F-box only protein 6-like isoform X1 — protein MSRMATIQDLPEDVLLEILTLVPIHDLISHCRIVCSTWKEVIDSPTLWKTKCQRMGFIPKGYKQNPSDWKVYCYICSMKRNLLRNACASEGFKFWKIEENKGDRWQIEAVPGAHGQEFPDESVKKYFVTSYGICLKSQLIDLKKMGYHPNFMDEIQPDILIEDWFAPRRDCGSMYQVCVRLLSKRKRTLKEFNPDPVIMDQWSDANWQKMTYTFRNYGPGVRYIYFQHGGKDTQFWAGWYGVRLTNSSIAIEPEDLCA, from the exons atgtcacg GATGGCAACAATTCAGGACCTCCCAGAAGATGTTCTCCTGGAGATCCTGACCCTGGTGCCCATCCATGACCTCATATCTCACTGCAGAATTGTCTGTTCCACCTGGAAGGAAGTCATTGACTCACCGACCCTATGGAAAACCAAGTGTCAGCGAATGGGGTTCATCCCCAAAGGCTACAAGCAGAACCCCAGCGACTGGAAGGTTTATTGCTATATTTGCAGCATGAAACGGAATTTACTAAGAAACGCTTGTGCTTCAG AAGGTTTCAAGTTCTGGAAGATTGAGGAGAATAAGGGAGATCGTTGGCAGATCGAAGCTGTACCTGGAGCACATGGGCAGGAATTCCCGGATGAATCGGTTAAAAAGTACTTTGTCACTTCTTATGG gatCTGTTTAAAATCCCAGCTGATTGATCTGAAGAAAATGGGATATCACCCCAACTTTATGGACGAGATCCAGCCAGATATTTTAATCGAGGACTG GTTCGCCCCGAGAAGGGACTGCGGCTCGATGTATCAAGTATGCGTCCGGCTTCTTTCAAAACGGAAGAGAACGCTGAAGGAGTTCAATCCGGATCCGGTCATCATGGACCAGTGGAGCGACGCAAACTGGCAAAAG ATGACGTACACCTTCCGGAACTACGGGCCAGGTGTCaggtatatttattttcaacacGGTGGTAAAGACACGCAGTTTTGGGCTGGATGGTACGGAGTCAGACTGACCAACAGCAGCATCGCTATAGAACCGGAGGATCTCTGCGCCTGA
- the LOC128470004 gene encoding F-box only protein 6-like isoform X2 has product MATIQDLPEDVLLEILTLVPIHDLISHCRIVCSTWKEVIDSPTLWKTKCQRMGFIPKGYKQNPSDWKVYCYICSMKRNLLRNACASEGFKFWKIEENKGDRWQIEAVPGAHGQEFPDESVKKYFVTSYGICLKSQLIDLKKMGYHPNFMDEIQPDILIEDWFAPRRDCGSMYQVCVRLLSKRKRTLKEFNPDPVIMDQWSDANWQKMTYTFRNYGPGVRYIYFQHGGKDTQFWAGWYGVRLTNSSIAIEPEDLCA; this is encoded by the exons ATGGCAACAATTCAGGACCTCCCAGAAGATGTTCTCCTGGAGATCCTGACCCTGGTGCCCATCCATGACCTCATATCTCACTGCAGAATTGTCTGTTCCACCTGGAAGGAAGTCATTGACTCACCGACCCTATGGAAAACCAAGTGTCAGCGAATGGGGTTCATCCCCAAAGGCTACAAGCAGAACCCCAGCGACTGGAAGGTTTATTGCTATATTTGCAGCATGAAACGGAATTTACTAAGAAACGCTTGTGCTTCAG AAGGTTTCAAGTTCTGGAAGATTGAGGAGAATAAGGGAGATCGTTGGCAGATCGAAGCTGTACCTGGAGCACATGGGCAGGAATTCCCGGATGAATCGGTTAAAAAGTACTTTGTCACTTCTTATGG gatCTGTTTAAAATCCCAGCTGATTGATCTGAAGAAAATGGGATATCACCCCAACTTTATGGACGAGATCCAGCCAGATATTTTAATCGAGGACTG GTTCGCCCCGAGAAGGGACTGCGGCTCGATGTATCAAGTATGCGTCCGGCTTCTTTCAAAACGGAAGAGAACGCTGAAGGAGTTCAATCCGGATCCGGTCATCATGGACCAGTGGAGCGACGCAAACTGGCAAAAG ATGACGTACACCTTCCGGAACTACGGGCCAGGTGTCaggtatatttattttcaacacGGTGGTAAAGACACGCAGTTTTGGGCTGGATGGTACGGAGTCAGACTGACCAACAGCAGCATCGCTATAGAACCGGAGGATCTCTGCGCCTGA